The following are encoded in a window of Massilia sp. R2A-15 genomic DNA:
- a CDS encoding DUF3606 domain-containing protein produces the protein MSGNPLEPGAQPDDRINVLVESELAYWTKELDVSRALLARVINEVGERVEDVKRRIAELSESGD, from the coding sequence ATGAGCGGCAATCCATTGGAGCCGGGCGCGCAGCCCGATGACCGGATCAACGTACTCGTCGAGTCTGAGCTGGCGTACTGGACGAAGGAGCTCGACGTGTCGCGCGCGCTGCTCGCCAGGGTGATCAACGAGGTCGGCGAGCGGGTGGAGGACGTCAAGCGGCGCATCGCCGAACTGAGCGAATCGGGAGACTGA
- a CDS encoding pyridoxamine 5'-phosphate oxidase family protein, whose translation MDSINKQQPEHNHQDLAGKDAVEKLKKLVEDADTCFFCTADTGSETGGARPMSVREVDDNGDLWFLSASDSHKNLAIGRDPAVQLYFRGSAHSGFLSVKGTATITRDPARIKALWNFVLKTWFTEGEDDPRITAIKVTPTSAYYWDNKHGNAVAGAKILVGAVIGKTLDDSIEGTLKP comes from the coding sequence ATGGATTCGATCAACAAACAGCAGCCCGAACACAATCACCAGGACCTCGCCGGCAAGGACGCGGTCGAGAAGCTGAAAAAGCTGGTCGAGGACGCCGACACCTGTTTTTTCTGCACCGCCGACACGGGGAGCGAGACCGGCGGCGCGCGCCCGATGAGCGTGCGCGAGGTCGACGACAATGGCGACCTGTGGTTCCTCAGCGCGTCGGACAGCCACAAGAACCTGGCGATCGGGCGCGACCCGGCGGTACAGCTGTATTTCCGCGGATCGGCGCACTCCGGCTTCCTCAGCGTGAAGGGCACCGCCACCATCACGCGCGACCCGGCGCGCATCAAGGCGCTGTGGAACTTCGTGCTGAAGACCTGGTTCACCGAGGGTGAGGACGACCCGCGCATCACCGCGATCAAGGTCACGCCGACCAGCGCCTACTATTGGGACAACAAGCACGGCAACGCGGTGGCCGGCGCCAAGATCCTGGTGGGCGCCGTGATTGGCAAGACCCTCGACGATTCGATCGAGGGAACGCTCAAGCCCTGA
- a CDS encoding VOC family protein produces MSIELDHFIVPCKNQVESARRLAELLGVPWEKSTLGGFSPVYLNDGLTLDFQQTSEPYPVAHYCFRVSQAQFDAILARLQGAGIAYRSRVSGPVDMKSNQEYGGDMVYWNEPDGHLWEMLTVSYARKPS; encoded by the coding sequence ATGAGCATCGAACTCGATCACTTCATAGTGCCTTGCAAAAACCAGGTCGAATCCGCCCGGCGGCTGGCCGAACTGCTCGGCGTGCCCTGGGAAAAATCCACCCTGGGCGGCTTCTCCCCGGTCTACCTCAACGACGGCCTCACCCTCGACTTCCAGCAGACCAGCGAACCCTATCCGGTCGCGCACTATTGTTTCCGCGTCAGCCAGGCGCAATTCGACGCCATCCTGGCGCGCCTGCAGGGCGCCGGGATCGCGTATCGCAGCCGGGTCTCCGGGCCCGTGGACATGAAAAGCAACCAGGAATACGGGGGCGATATGGTGTACTGGAACGAACCCGACGGGCATCTGTGGGAAATGCTGACCGTCAGCTACGCTCGCAAGCCGTCATGA